The following DNA comes from Metopolophium dirhodum isolate CAU chromosome 8, ASM1992520v1, whole genome shotgun sequence.
CGGTAAGCACTTCAGTCCGGTCCCTTTTGCTGTAATCACGACGTTTGAATAatgtgatacaatattattattactattttctgTATCTGGACAGCGCTGCATAcgcgtatttattatacaattattacgtatattataaatgattaattgACGGCTATAACCGTCCGGCCGAGCACTTTCGGGTCACGTATTATATCAGGCTTAGCACCCGAATCATTTGTTCGGGTTTCGGGTGCTGGATGTATTCAGGTCGGGTGTTTGAGCACCgggaaaaaatgtaaacaaacgtTCGGGTTTTTAATAACTGTCATTATTCGGGTGTTAACATTCAATTGGTTCATACGGGCGTTCAGTAAAGTCTAGAAAAAAACGCAGAATTGAAGGCTGAGCCTTGGACCTTAGTGCATTATGGCGTTTTATACTTCAGCAAGTTTCCAGATATTATTTTccttaaaaactatttatttttttttgttatgattcATAATTAATTCTCCgtcttttgaatttttatcataataatatatttttaattaattcttttcttttaatgtatatatttttttattttgtctggAGCCCGACAACTATGGCCATTAACTACATTGTAGGGGTTACGGTTGGTTGGCAACACGTGTAATGTGTAAGTGTGGCAAGGTTTGTGCCACTATggacccatccgggaactaatAGCAGGggccgttgcttactctcaatcacattgcgtgattgatttcagccattaagccacgccaagccacttttaatattttttttttaattgcttataattCTGGGTATAATTCTGGgtaacttcattttttttttcttttatgtttaacgagtttattttatttaacaacatCTTGATATAATTCATAACATGATGCGAAAAGATGAAAATGTGAACAAAATAAGTTCGTTGACGGTTCTGATGTATTGGTGAGTGAGTTATCACATCATCCCATCTTAtcgcattaaataatatattaatatctacctataataatacattacaggtacctttaaaaaaaattcatttggtgaaatattataatatttttagatttctgtaaatgttattatttgaacAACTTATTGTTAGTAGCACAAAAGTACACTATATCACCATTGAGGTCTGAGACTCTTTTTTCgactattttttcattaatttacagAGGTGGATCTAGGATTTTAAGGAAtttcatattatctaataattataatgcacaATAAATGTgcatacttataacttataagtataaaagttaaaagtattagtttaagttttattttataactatatttagcATATATAGCACAGCTAATAAGCTATGATGGAGGAGGCAGGCCCCTCTGCCCCCCCTTAAATTCCCCACTGGgctaacataaataaaaagcaCCTAATTTTCTTTACATATCGATTTGGTAGTTTAACAGCCTTTTTTTATGCCAAAAATAATCTCGTACTATTCCACGGTAATGTATTTGATACGGGTTTACTTTACTACCACCTTTGTGGCAGTTTGTTGCACTAGGTAGCGGGCTATATACTTGCAAGTATTTAATAGTGGATCCTACAGTTAAATATAAGCTATAcacttattttgaaattttggtCCACTATACCAGACGGAATAACtcgctataaaaatataatgtgtagcTACCACAATTGAGACTAAACCAACAAAACTAttgttaactataataacattgttGTAATAACCTTAACACTAAGaaatataaagataaaatgtgtattatactcTGAGGGATAAAAATGGAACGTattacattgtttaaaatattaagtaatacgATAGGTAGTCATAATTATGTGGATGGATagcagtatttatatataatatattatattatatatatttataccagtTATAACGGCAATAAACCGCATATTGGGAGAATAATTTAGTTCGTTGATACAGTAAGGTAATGTTAAGttcataatttaaactttaatggACTTAGGTTTTACAGCTAATACATCATGCACTTTGCAATAAATCCATACTCCATTTccctagtaataagtaataatgatataatatttacgtatgACAAGCCCtgagataaaaaattattatttattacccttGTGCGGTTATGATTTCAAAACACAAAGTTACATACAATAGTTttgaaattacaaaaacaaaaacattattcaaaacaaaagtTAAACGTGTATGTGATTGTTTACGTTTACAGGGTGTCGGGGAATCTGTAGCTTCGGTGAGAGTGGTCACGTGGCACAAATTGACCGTGCGAACAAGAGCGAATCGAAAATCGACTATTGGCAACAAAGCGGCATTGTTCAAATCCGCCCAGAACGGTAATACGAACGATGACGGTCTGGTCAAAGAGAACGTCACAGTTACCACGACGTTGTGCAATGACAGCGATATTAACGACAAGAATACTTAAAGGCGAAATGGTGACAAGACGTATGAGTTGTAATTATTCCTTTTAAAAGTTCAGTTTGTATTTATGTACATGTACCTACACGATAATCCGGTACAATCTGTGAACTAACCATACAGTTCAACGACTTTTGATCgtagatatcatattattattccgtcAAAAAGCCGCaagaaaaataagtaaataaactgTTTGTGTGAATATCTGGTCGTTATAGTCATTATAATGTTTacgggtattatattatgaattataatattatacgataatatttattaattttgattttcgagtttatataaacacaatacCTATTAagtgtatacataatttataaatttttctcATAATATAGTCGGTAAAAACATAGGTTAATATAATACGCTACTTAAAGTCtcctatatttacttttttggaTTCATTATGATACGAGTAATAGTTATAATGTTCTtgacaaaatattgatttttgtttttgaatattttgctACAGAGTCATTGCCTTTATcgattctttttattttattttttgtgaatgtataaaataaatataatatgttaaacaagtaatttatatttaatctcCATGAGAtggttcaaatttaaataatattggtgttattttttatgatcaaTGATcatcatacattatacatacaaaacAGTTGTATACACGATGAATGTATAtcgcaatatatattttattcttaaatgcagtgaaaattcaaatagtataagtaaacgtaataattgaaaattatttacaatattaaaaacaattagtattataataacgtgttTGGTACAGTGATGATGTATTTCATGTAGACTCCCATTCGCATATTGTTTAGTAGGTTTACCCTAGGAAATGAAAATAACTAGGTACGTTTTATAGTTATGCagatacgatatattataatatgatatgtgtaTTGTATGTTAgctaaatatcattaaatgttattatcttaggtttatttgattgttaaattaaggattacctataatatttagcttgaaaataattatggaaaataaattGTCACAGATGATTggtatgaaatattttagttgtatttatttatttatatttgtgtaataaCGTATTGCATAATGGCGATAAACcgcaataatatcattgataaaAACCACGTGAGTCATTTGAGACGAAGTGTGTAATGCTTTCATTGTACCTACTCATAtgattatgtattaaatttgttttcagtgTACAAAACATGGAAAGTAAACATTTCGCCTTGGGTGAAAAAAGTTTTCGATAATTTTTCtcgttcaaattaataatttacgtaTACTATTATGTCCTTGAGGCATTGACACAGATCGTGTAGCATGTTTATATGGGTCTTATTATTTACGGCAGGTGTAAAAATACAGTTTGAGTTGAGACACATCAAATATTCGACCCGAACGATTTTCTACGTAATAATTTACAAGATATTATGCACGTGCTACAACACAAACGTTAAAAGACAAACagctaaaacaaataatattttgggtatataatattatattatctacgcgaagaatatattatgccaaaagtctatatagtataacaaaaacgtataattatttaatagtattacagacagaaaataatatgtgggatatatattataactcttGTCGTCACGGAACTCAATAGGTGTTCAGACATACGTTTCTACAATATGGTACAATCAGTAGGTCAGCAGTGTGATTCGTAAAAAGTGGACATTTGCATACTCGTAAAGTAAGTACTTTTTTAtgctttaaaataaagtttttaaattatactcgaaatacatgttttattattttatagtaaataatacaaaatatttttctaaaaaaggCCTTGGTGAAATGATTCTTCGATCAGTTACATATTAAGATAGTATGTAAAAACagaaaacatacaaataaaaacagtaaTGGAAAATACGTGGATTTGAAACTACGAATTACAGAATAAAAATCCCAGGAAAAAAATCCCccgactacaatattactcataaccacatgcaaatggttgaacaaatattttttaaacgttaattagtatctataattacctcattattaatatttaattacaaaaacgtatattatattatattatattatattatactatattatatcatatcattcaaaaaattaatataatatataatactatacaaaattttcgaaaaattaacaataatattttatactactatattatatcattcaaaaaatgaatacatatagcattataaataattttctaaaattttaaactacgtttttttttaaatttgcaaatttttgtaatttaaaacaaaatattatttatattatcattaatattctattatcacTATATACAATTCTTTTGAATGAGATAATAcagtctaatataatataatatacgtatttctaattaaatattaataatgtggtggttatagttacctactaatattaacgtttaaaaaatatttgttcaaccatttgcatgcggttgtgagtaatattgtaatctTGGGATTTTTTTCCTGAGGATTTTTATTCCGATTACCGAAACTACAcctcatttttacattttaaactaaatatcaTATACCAGAGGTAGGTTTAAAATCTTAAGATTTTTACAGTAGAAAGGGCCATCAaaactatacataaaaataaaaattcgattttgtgAAAATGGATATATGACCTAACTGTGATGGTGGACTCGAAATATACTGTCTTTTATGCTAAATCCTTTGGGGAACgtatgttgatatttgatactaTGTCTCAACtcaattatagaaataaacttataagcccaaaaaaaaaaggattttttcttaataaattcTGGTCTTGGACAACTGGAAAAgaagtattgaaaatatttttgaattgtaattgtacctatttcaaaagtatttttatatgatattattatatattattatgattctacCGCATCAGTGTTAATAAACGTTACGATACATTGACTTTAGCTGgaaacatttttgataatatgaacattgtatattatactttattactattatacaatatatgtgtCAGGTATACTCACAACATAACATCTCACGGGTTTACCTATGTAggtgtatatcatattatttattgtatgccATCCGGCCAGCCGTTTGTTGGCGCGGTAGACGTGATGCAGAAGCCCGAACGTTTCATCCTGACGCCGTTCCAAAAGTTTTGCATCAGATGGAGCGTGTTTTTCGACTCGTCCTCGGACCGTCTGTCCAGAACCGAAACGGTGCTCAGGACCGTTCAGTTTTCGACGATCATGATCACGTCGGGGATGACCATGACTTCGGTGTTGATCGCCGACAATAAAAAAGCGCTCGAGTCGTTCACGTACTTCGTGATATGCGTGTTCATGTTGGCCATCATCACGTTCGCCATCCGGACGAAACGTTTCAACCGGACCATGCTGCTGATGGTCGTCGACGAGTTTCCCGGCTACAACAGGCCCATGCCGGATGCACTCAAGCGCAAGATGGCGGCAATACGCACGTCCTATGGCGACTTCACGATGAAAGTAATCGTCTCGTATCTCACACTGGTCTTGTTCGAGATACCGGCCACGGGGATGGTGCCGCTGGCAGCCGCCAGTCTCACCGACGTCAAGTTGGGTTCGCAAAGCACGCAGATGGTGGTCCTGTGGTTCCCGGCCGACACAAGTCaggtgaatataaaataaaaaaaatggtattgtTTACATACCTAGGCCTAATATTAGTGTTTACTTTTTCGTATGAATCGtgacataaataaattagttacatCATGGTATTGAgtccaaaataattttagattctgagcgaagcgatgaatgtattgattttacaatgatgtgtgttttttttttgtgtctgtcatcacctcttaggacagtaaaagtgcttggattttcttcaacagtaacttttctgataggaaagtgaatctagttggtactttggggggtcaaagtagataaacaatttattacaaatgcaaaattaaataatgtattatttgtattgaattattatattgattttattttattatgtatctataacttataaagaattatttatcaataattaatacacaaattaaaataaacaaaaatatgacttaaaatttctcaatagttttcaaacgcgacgtgaaaaacgaaagaaaaattaagggaaaacgggaattttaacgcaaaatcggttttcgaaaAAAccttggtttttggtgcaactctaaaacaaatgaccgcaggtatatgaaattttgactgattttcagacattttcagttttcattttttttagtttttttttctacaaatttcaataaaattttatctgttgggtaaaaaagcttgaaaaattaatagaaggctcctaggttattgtgttaaaatgtgaaaattattttgagttagaaattcctaaaaatttttcattttaaagtttaaaccgaAGATtttgaatacaagattccttaaaAGGGTAtccacctttatcaaaaaaatcatgttttgctgtttacggacatttaaaatttttttagtttttttctataaatatcaatgaaatgttttttgtggggccaaaaagcgtgacaatttaattcaagactcttaatattttgttacaataaaaaaagtataaaaaatacatttttttttataagcttttaatgataaaatattgacaaaataaccTTTTAtgcgtatatacataatataatagcattgtTAGAGGATTTGGGATATatgaaaacaaaacttttttatatttaccagGTACGATACAAATACTCTTCGTTGGGTACttcggtataatatttatatgttatacacaGAAGCATTAGTTCTTGGTAAATAaagaacaataaatattttttcatgcaTAATCCTAAATCTATAGTGaactttcaataaaattacaattgtaAATGACAATACCTTCCTTCATCCCCAACCACGAATGtaccaatatatttaatttacaaatatgtgtttttttattgtttgtatccGTCATCATTATCGTTTTGGAAGAGTAAAAATGCTTTAACTTTTAGAATTGTTTATGGTAGAAGATTGGATCTAGGTAGTAATTTGGGGGAGGAGAGATTagttgaaaatagaaaattcgcGATACTTACCTAAataatcaggaaaaacaaaaatttaaccGGAAGAAAAACAGTAATTCATATAGGGAAAAACCGAATGgacctaatatttatattggcattttctagaactaaaaatatttttgtctttttgagatatttatattgatattttaaattgtctacATTTCtgagtttttttttcgattcatgTGGATtcgatatttacattttttcttaatcaaaaagtttgaaaatctgACAAAAAAGGTTTTGGAATTTTAACCCTATAGTTGCGCCCATGTGTGGGTGctatatttcttatataatgtatacctacccaATAGAATGGTCGATTTTTCAAGAACCCCTCATCACCATTACGTGTTTGCAGGTCGGGATGTATGCGTTCTCGTATGTGATACAGTTCTTAATCGTCGTGACCGTAAAGTTCATCATTACCGGCATCATGTGTTCGTTTTCGTTCTTCGTCAGCCAAATGATAGCCGAGTTCCAGATACTGTCCGCCTACGTCGAGCACGCGGTCGAGATCGTCGAGTACGACCGGTCCGCGGACAAGACCACCGAACAGAAGCTGTCGGACCACGTGAAGAACTGCGCGACGCTCCACGACCGGCTGATTCACTTCAAGGACCAGCTGAACGAGAGTTACGGGTACATTATACTGCTGGAGCTCATGTTCAGCACGCTCTACTTCTGCCTGTCGGCGTTCAACATGATATTCGTGGGCAACCGGTTCGTCATGGTCAAAGGTCTGCTGACGCTCTCCAACTACCTGGCCGAGCTGTTCATATTCTGCATGTACGGCAGCATGGTCGAGGACGCGCACGTGGGCCTGCTGAGGGCTTCGTACTCGGCGGCGTGGTACGCACAGCCCGTGCGCTTCCGCCAGTCGCTGTCGATGGTCATGTCCAGGACGCAGACGCCGCTGCAGCTGACCGTCGGCAAGGTGTTCATAGCCAACCTGCCACTGTTCCTGTCCGTACTCAAGGTCTCATATTCGGGCGTCAATGCGCTCAGGGCGGCAAACGCCAAGTAGAGTCGTTATATATGGTTATATgctatgtcataatattatgtgggatTACTATATCGtctccctccccccccccccccccccacacacacacacacacggttttcgacaaaaatcgattttcaaattgtaattttcttttttctcatacactatattttatattttaggacaCTTTTCATTAGATTCAATAATCTTATTTTCGTATTTCCATCTATAGTGTACGCATTGCAGACAGCTGGTGTTTTCAATAAGGAAAATTACAgtgtttaaatcatttatttacgGTACAAGATCACATCAAATGGGAACGGCACACCCACATCACgctcaacaaaattaaaaatatactataatgcgcgtgtagtaataatttttttttagaggaTCGGTATAAAATGACGATGAACATCAAATATTTGACAACGACTAATAATATGAAcgatttggaaaaataaataaatatttagcgaGGAAGGAGTTTACATATTgaatcatttttgtattttatcaaaaaatcgtTGGCCTcctcattttttaaaaattaaattttcgatAATTTTATCATCTTAGTGTTGTACAGTGTGCGGGTATTATTTCGAGTAAGAACTATTTGGTTTCGATTTTATTTTGCTCGGATATTCGTCAagggtacttacataatattttggtaaatattatattgaatacacCTGTAGCTGGAAGTGGATGACATCGatgtatgttattatacatattatgttactgCACtgtagtgaatataatattgtatttacgtGTGGGATGAAACGAACAAAATTATTgagaattacaattttttttttgtcattggtatcaatatataattttacacataTTGTGCAGTATACACGATACTTGTAACATTAtactacatagtatacatatatacttatacttatacttcacactacattttgaaaataaaaaaaatccagtGAAATTCAATAACACGGGTTAGGtgtgtaatatttgtataatgatAATCAGCGATGAACATCAGAGCAATATGgttgtataggtacatgttaTCAGTTTTATGGAAttcaacataaaatttaaacaaaatattacaaaaatataatattctaatccCACGCCATAAAAATTACACAACacctgtacaatttttttttctgtgataCTAatcaaactaaattaaaattgtataacaattttaaattattcactcTCGTAATTTAttctcttaaataatattattttgaggtGACAATAATCTATTTTAGAGTATGTGCTATAGGCTATAGCCACAtactacacaattattatacattatttaaaattctcaaagAAAAAGGTTAAAATAATGAATCATGAATTTAgggatgtaggtacctattattaaaaattaaatgggTTCAACGATCATaaataggataatattattattgattttctttttaactttCTGTAaactactatataaattatctgtaaattttatattttcatgaaGTGTGTCTATTGGTTGTAAGTAGGTGAAGAGACCTTCCGCTGAAAATGCTTCGAACTGATTTATCTACAACAACAAATTTACcaaaatgtatgaataaaaaataagaactttatttaatgttaatgacaaatacacttatcatgcTGTTTTCGGTCACAACGATCGGACACGAAAACatcaatatacattatttctTAGAAGTAAGAACccttttgtaaaataaaagttttacatTACCTATTAATTGTACTGCCAAGAACTTTTAAAAAAGCACTTAGGACAATGTTTTTTGACCATATACAATAATGGCCCTAAATTCGCAATTCGTAAAgtcgtaataataaattaggatAAGTTTTTTACTCGATTATATTATCTGTAAAAGCGGATCCCAACATATAGGATTCAGAGCCgaataataggtacttttttttttaacaatatagaaACCGTAATACGTAATTGccaatatatgtaggtataatatatactagctgaataacccgggaaaataattgtgattactgattaattaactccttttgggtgtaaatcatattatgcgaacagtatattatcaggtaggcaatctacctgcggtagattgcGAACACAACGAGGTGGGTGATAAAATATAGCCTGTATTATAGTATAGctttgtagttgaaaaaaaatttgtatacagCTGTGTACCAAAAATAGTATTGAAGTCATAGGCGATCATCCCGGATTTTTAggagtatttaatattcatacattAGTATATTTTGGGgggttattgtattttatttttacggacAAACCGGCGTAATTGTacctagctttgtgaaataattcgcaTATATAACCTGCAACCAAAGGCAAccaccattaataaacaaaaaaaaagtttcgatTTCCACCGTGAATCTTAAGATCTCTGTTTTACCACCTATTTAAAAAGCGAATAtcagaaaatcctttcttattgcataTCCAGATCATTAGAGGGACCACAGTATTCCAAATATCAAGTTTGTacgtattgtattttaaaaccaatattgtatatttagttAAGATATTTCTTGATGGATGGCGCCactattatattcttacaatagCAAGTATATTACGAATTTAAGAGGTTCTGTAAAGATAAGTACTCGTAATATGATTTCtataaaaagtttcaaaaaatcGTAAGAAATTAGAAACGTTTCTGCgcattgaaattttttatttatcccaCGTTAGTAAAACTTaagattggaaaaaaaataagtagttATTAGTAGCTACTAGTTATATACATTCTATAATATGCTGAAAAATGTACACAGGTAATTATACGTCCTATACGTGTATTCTAGAATCtacaagtcataataatatcaaattattaaaaggatatattttttttaacatttcaattTAGTTTCTGTTCAGTCTTTGATAAAAGTCTTAAGGGgggcggagtggccgagcggactaattCGTCGGTTGTCGGTTCGAGCTCAACCACGAgcagcatttttcttcgggcagtcaccgtgtccggagagagaggccgccatctcCCACCTgagcatggcagatacctacgggtgcccacttagaaaattctgccaaaacaaataaaacgtgTTCAAAACCTACAGTAACCTCCCCCACGGCCCACAgttccacaggctaatgacctcagttgtcaaagcttcaacccccccccccccccaaaaaagtCTTAAACTATCCAAgggaattattttattgaaaattaaataatatacatggaCATActgaatagttttatatttttgattttaatcgactataaaataaaataa
Coding sequences within:
- the LOC132951307 gene encoding odorant receptor 4-like, whose translation is MPSGQPFVGAVDVMQKPERFILTPFQKFCIRWSVFFDSSSDRLSRTETVLRTVQFSTIMITSGMTMTSVLIADNKKALESFTYFVICVFMLAIITFAIRTKRFNRTMLLMVVDEFPGYNRPMPDALKRKMAAIRTSYGDFTMKVIVSYLTLVLFEIPATGMVPLAAASLTDVKLGSQSTQMVVLWFPADTSQVGMYAFSYVIQFLIVVTVKFIITGIMCSFSFFVSQMIAEFQILSAYVEHAVEIVEYDRSADKTTEQKLSDHVKNCATLHDRLIHFKDQLNESYGYIILLELMFSTLYFCLSAFNMIFVGNRFVMVKGLLTLSNYLAELFIFCMYGSMVEDAHVGLLRASYSAAWYAQPVRFRQSLSMVMSRTQTPLQLTVGKVFIANLPLFLSVLKVSYSGVNALRAANAK